One part of the Pannonibacter sp. XCT-53 genome encodes these proteins:
- a CDS encoding phage portal protein has translation MNFFGYELQIRRATRSASIENPSVPVSSERFVEFFSNGAGVSEVTIERALTVPAVLCAVQFISRTLASVPLQAFRRVDGVQQRLSGKLQVILEENPNPEMDITKFLRHFWQQVMTGGRAFAWIERNGASIEAIWPMDPTRVQVERRGFKLFYTFDGRTYPASDVIDIAFMDRADFVRHYGPIGRGADTIALSLAMTVYGKQFFAGGGVPPLAVTGPMPANADAMRRAMDDISRAIAAARASGRPLFNLPPGYEIKQIGFDPEKGQMTDSNVFQVQQIARLYQLPPNFLHDLSRATFSNVEQNDLHLVKHLIHQWCKALEGELNLKLFGRMNGRRYVRHDLDGLMRGDFRSRIEGLARAVQGSIYTPNEAREREGLPPSNAPTADELHMQGATVPLGTEQVARAEASPSDGVDQATDEGGLE, from the coding sequence ATGAATTTCTTCGGATATGAGCTGCAGATCAGGCGCGCAACGCGCAGTGCCTCAATCGAGAACCCGTCCGTTCCTGTCAGCTCCGAACGGTTCGTGGAGTTCTTCAGCAACGGCGCCGGGGTCTCGGAAGTCACCATTGAACGTGCGCTGACCGTGCCTGCGGTGCTGTGCGCGGTCCAGTTTATCTCGCGCACGTTGGCCTCGGTCCCGCTGCAGGCGTTCCGCCGGGTCGATGGCGTACAGCAGCGCCTTTCCGGCAAGCTTCAGGTGATCCTTGAGGAGAACCCGAACCCGGAAATGGATATCACGAAATTCCTGCGGCACTTCTGGCAGCAGGTCATGACGGGCGGCCGGGCCTTTGCTTGGATCGAGCGCAACGGCGCATCCATCGAGGCAATCTGGCCGATGGACCCGACCCGAGTGCAGGTTGAGCGGCGCGGGTTCAAGTTGTTCTATACGTTCGACGGGCGGACCTATCCGGCGTCGGATGTCATTGACATTGCGTTCATGGACCGCGCCGACTTTGTGCGGCATTACGGGCCAATCGGACGAGGGGCTGACACCATCGCCCTGTCACTGGCCATGACCGTTTATGGCAAGCAGTTCTTCGCAGGCGGCGGCGTGCCGCCGCTTGCCGTCACCGGGCCGATGCCGGCAAACGCGGACGCCATGCGGCGTGCCATGGATGATATCTCGCGAGCCATTGCTGCTGCGCGGGCAAGCGGGCGTCCGCTGTTCAATCTGCCGCCTGGCTATGAAATCAAACAAATCGGCTTCGACCCAGAAAAGGGTCAGATGACGGACTCCAATGTTTTCCAGGTGCAGCAGATCGCGCGCCTGTACCAGCTGCCTCCGAACTTCCTGCATGACCTTTCGCGAGCGACGTTTTCAAACGTCGAGCAGAACGATCTGCATCTGGTCAAGCATTTGATCCATCAGTGGTGCAAGGCGCTTGAGGGTGAGCTGAACCTCAAACTTTTTGGCCGAATGAACGGCAGGCGGTATGTGCGCCATGACCTCGACGGATTGATGCGCGGCGATTTCCGCAGCCGCATTGAAGGCCTCGCGCGGGCGGTTCAGGGGTCGATCTACACGCCGAACGAGGCGCGCGAGCGCGAGGGGCTGCCGCCGTCCAATGCGCCTACGGCCGACGAGCTGCATATGCAGGGCGCAACCGTTCCGCTGGGCACCGAGCAAGTTGCCCGCGCTGAGGCGTCCCCAAGTGACGGCGTTGACCAAGCCACTGACGAAGGGGGTCTTGAATGA